From the genome of Aspergillus chevalieri M1 DNA, chromosome 8, nearly complete sequence, one region includes:
- a CDS encoding uncharacterized protein (TransMembrane:2 (i21-38o58-75i)) gives MFHNLVSWAMSERGISILRRTGLAIQAVCVVNAFWAYYSADKELEQAQKEANDTKKGLERLLIATTFLLKLEKALRRRQEKVLKKALQNTGVLSETVVEDAIDKLFTEVLPTADIKEFPDLFHEIFEGEEEDSNLCP, from the exons ATGTTCCACAATCTCGTCTCGTGGGCGATGAGCGAACGCGGCATCTCCATTTTACGCAGAACCGGTCTAGCCATCCAAGCCGTCTGTGTCGTCAATGCATTTTGGGCCTACTACAGTGCAGATAAAGAACTTGAACAGGCTCAGAAGGAG GCCAACGACACCAAGAAAGGTCTTGAACGCCTTCTTATCGCGACGACCTTCCTTCTGAAACTTGAGAAAGCCCTACGTCGCCGCCAGGAAAAGGTTCTGAAGAAGGCGTTGCAGAACACGGGTGTTTTATCGGAGACGGTGGTCGAAGATGCGATTGACAAGCTGTTTACGGAGGTTCTTCCTACTGCGGATATCAAGGAGTTTCCTGATCTGTTTCACGAGATTTttgagggagaagaggaggattcGAATTTGTGCCCTTGA
- a CDS encoding uncharacterized protein (TransMembrane:2 (o47-67i79-101o)), which translates to MPVVTIIEGLKDLLKEPNGCEDDPDPFDIYPDDKILQYILKPIATHWIQTMLTFAFTVFAILGRCIVTDYDCVCEIQLHFFFLPSVVFWVFLGVYLFYLAYKLNKL; encoded by the exons ATGCCCGTCGTCACCATCATTGAAGGACTCAAAGATCTTCTCAAAGAACCCAATGGCTGCGAAGATGATCCAGACCCGTTTGATATTTACCCTGATGATaagattcttcaatatatccTCAAACCTATTGCAACACATTGGATCCA AACCATGCTGACCTTCGCTTTTACCGTGTTTGCGATCCTTGGAAGGTGCATTGTCACTGACTATGATTGTGTGTGTGAGATTCAACTCCACTTCTTCTTCCTACCCAGTGTGGTCTTCTGGGTTTTTCTTGGGGTTTATTTGTTCTACCTGGCATACAAGCTTAACAAATTATAA
- a CDS encoding NAD(P)-dependent alcohol dehydrogenase (COG:Q;~EggNog:ENOG410PJ3Q;~InterPro:IPR013154,IPR013149,IPR002328,IPR036291, IPR011032,IPR020843;~PFAM:PF00107,PF08240,PF13602;~SMCOG1040:alcohol dehydrogenase;~antiSMASH:Cluster_8.3;~go_function: GO:0008270 - zinc ion binding [Evidence IEA];~go_function: GO:0016491 - oxidoreductase activity [Evidence IEA];~go_process: GO:0055114 - oxidation-reduction process [Evidence IEA]), with the protein MSNYKFEGWVGLDKSAAEGQMVWQEFEPKAWEETDVDIKVSCCGICGSDLHTLRSGWGPTMYPCCVGHEIVGTVVRVGSQAEGNLRVGDRVGVGAQGESCQSRKGDCEECASGREQYCGNHFAGTYNGTFMNGGTSYGGYALYHRAPSRFVIKIPDELSSSEAAPMLCGGITTYSPLRQNGCGPGKRVGVIGVGGLGHYAIMFAKALGADRVVGISRKSNKKEDALKLGADAYIATDEEAEWATKNSRTLDLIISTVSSSKMPILDYINLLRPSGTFIQLGNPEDGTLDIPVPALIMKGVKLGGSLIGSPSEIREMLQVAADKKVKSWIQEVPMKEANRAILDMDAGKARYRYVLVNDA; encoded by the exons ATGTCCAACTACAAATTTGAAGGCTGGGTCGGCCTCGACAAGTCCGCGGCCGAGGGCCAGATGGTCTGGCAGGAATTCGAGCCCAAAGCTTGGGAAGAGACTGATGTCGATATCAAAGTGTCCTGCTGTGGTATTTGCGGGAGTGACCTGCATACTCTCCGGAGTGGATGG GGCCCCACTATGTACCCCTGCTGCGTCGGCCACGAGATCGTCGGCACAGTGGTTCGCGTCGGATCGCAAGCTGAAGGAAACTTGAGGGTTGGCGACCGTGTCGGTGTTGGAGCGCAAGGCGAGTCCTGCCAGAGCCGCAAGGGCGACTGTGAAGAGTGCGCTTCCGGCCGCGAGCAGTACTGTGGTAACCACTTTGCTGGTACATACAACGGCACGTTCATGAACGGCGGCACCTCATACGGTGGGTATGCGCTGTATCACCGCGCCCCGTCTAGGTTCGTGATTAAGATCCCCGATGAACTCTCCTCGTCGGAGGCTGCGCCTATGCTCTGCGGTGGTATTACCACTTACTCGCCCCTTCGCCAGAATGGCTGCGGCCCTGGCAAGCGCGTTGGTGtcattggtgttggtggaTTGGGCCACTACGCGATCATGTTCGCCAAGGCGCTCGGCGCAGACCGTGTTGTCGGTATCTCGCGCAAGTCGAACAAGAAGGAAGACGCGCTGAAACTGGGCGCGGACGCATACATCGCCACAGACGAGGAAGCGGAATGGGCGACCAAAAACTCGCGAACCCTCGACCTGATTATCTCCACGGTTTCTTCGTCCAAGATGCCCATCCTCGACTACATCAACCTGCTCCGTCCCAGCGGTACTTTCATCCAGCTTGGTAACCCCGAGGACGGCACGTTGGATATCCCCGTTCCCGCTCTTATCATGAAGGGAGTTAAGCTTGGTGGATCGTTGATTGGTTCTCCCAGTGAGATCAGGGAGATGCTGCAGGTTGCGGCTGATAAAAAAGTCAAGTCGTGGATTCAGGAGGTTCCGATGAAGGAGGCTAATAGGGCTATTTTGGATATGGATGCTGGGAAGGCTAGGTATCGGTATGTGTTGGTGAACGACGCATAA
- a CDS encoding uncharacterized protein (COG:S;~EggNog:ENOG410PQ78;~SECRETED:SignalP(1-19);~antiSMASH:Cluster_8.3) translates to MPSLKSIILILALGALTTATLKPATSNTKGKCPASIKCSAAKSSTTIQAAECSHNTRTSKTQTFAVFKIDHQYDSSHGAPYGTCEAYTCTAPTNSDLTDLDEDCWVFFWNSNGEDEGTGTGCIRSPDDGSCGCENSDGTFVAGSSSCS, encoded by the exons ATGCCCTCCCTCAAATCCATCATCCTAATCCTCGCTCTCGGCGCCCTGACTACCGCAACCCTCAAACCGGCTACTTCCAACACCAAGGGAAAATGTCCAGCTAGCATTAAATGCTCTG CGGCCAAATCCTCAACCACCATCCAAGCAGCCGAATGCTCCCACAACACCCGAACATCCA aaacccaaACCTTCGCAGTCTTCAAAATAGACCACCAATACGACTCCTCCCACGGCGCCCCCTACGGTACCTGCGAAGCATACACCTGCACCGCGCCTACGAATTCCGATCTCACTGATCTggatgaggattgttgggtGTTTTTCTGGAA TTCGAATGGCGAGGACGAGGGCACTGGAACGGGCTGTATTCGGAGCCCGGATGATGGGAGCTGTGGGTGTGAGAATTCGGATGGGACGTTTGTTGCGGGGAGCTCGAGTTGTTCTTAG
- a CDS encoding WD40 repeat domain-containing protein (COG:S;~EggNog:ENOG410QEFM;~InterPro:IPR019775,IPR015943,IPR001680,IPR011047, IPR020472,IPR017986;~PFAM:PF12894,PF00400;~go_function: GO:0005515 - protein binding [Evidence IEA]), whose amino-acid sequence MEAAMQLAASIVTLCAQYDSSNKDIKLDIVRLTSQIRQLRTALEKAQESAESDGFSPISDKITDEVKVLLVPLKDRLKIDKDELSMTPFGLRSYSWPLERKDVEDIINQADKSKTTIQMDLQTMALQRLSINDNNLIGVLEKDNEPLKDGVTFDNCLSILSRSLKKDICDISRPDTLVEEVGRDRIETAVPQDLQYACHHWVDHLQKEIGDDSLDKTERFLKKHVLHWFEAMSLLGLTSPCVLMIKQLQSTVSTHYSHRQTLSTLLYDCWRFILRNRSIIETTPLQTYSALVFSPQNSILRTTEALVDNFPAWLSLGESILANWDPALQSLQGHRSRVSSTAFSPDGKWIASSSYDYTVRIWNSSTGVLYRVLDGPTYLFGEVAFLNNHRVACKSLITYEYWTWDLETGKSQDPQLSAEEEAMLERNSLVISQDGNLYLEDIGSHVRFIDKVDGCLDGLYLKDAHSGAILSTLLHGGDIKGAFSPDDKLIVSDGSHYTVRLWDTKVPNSERTYESHSDRVFHIASSASSELVASASKDKTVRLWDPMKRNTQHVLKDKRMQAAWIVEFSPDGKLIATGSEDSTVRLWDTATGSLVRSFNGHSRGIWALTFSEDGSQLASASIDNTVIVWNAATGDKIEQFQTEVVKDDAHGNPNITYNEDFDAVHQPGVLFNGTTSYAICHHQRLRLMNRKDWKSSKMIQFTGPVVWSRISHEQKSVYSKQGVLQYQAASPGASSCISPSDLKLDDGWVSWKATRLLKLPEGNVPSTIAGKGNVLVLGYEDGEVRFITIKPEEIH is encoded by the exons ATGGAAGCAGCTATGCAACTCGCCGCATCCATTGTGACTCTCTGCGCACAATATGACTCCAGCAACAAAGACATCAAGTTGGACATTGTACGACTCACAAGCCAGATTCGACAGCTTCGAACTGCTTTGGAGAAAGCCCAAGAGTCCGCAGAAAGTGATGGTTTCAGCCCAATCTCTGACAAAATTACGGACGAGGTCAAAGTCCTGCTGGTCCCTCTGAAGGATAGACTGAAAATTGACAAAGACGAACTGAGCATGACTCCATTCGGACTTCGGTCATATTCCTGGCCACTTGAAAGGAAAGACGTCGAGGACATCATCAACCAGGCGGACAAGTCGAAGACCACCATCCAGATGGATTTGCAGAC TATGGCATTGCAAAGGTTATCAATAAACGACAATAATCTTATTGGGGTGCTGGAGAAAGACAACGAGCCATTGAAAGACGGCGTTACATTTGATAATTGCCTGTCCATTCTTTCTCGGTCCCTTAAAAAGGATATTTGTGATATCAGTAGACCTGATACATTGGTTGAGGAAGTGGGACGCGACAGGATAGAAACGGCGGTTCCGCAAGATCTCCAGTACGCCTGCCATCACTGGGTCGACCATTTGCAGAAAGAGATAGGTGATGACTCTCTTGATAAGACTGAGAGGTTTTTAAAGAAGCATGTTCTGCACTGGTTCGAAGCGATGAGTCTTCTTGGCTTGACCTCTCCGTGTGTCCTCATGATCAAACAATTGCAATCGACCGTCTCG ACTCATTACTCTCATCGCCAAACATTGTCAACGCTTCTTTATGATTGTTGGCGCTTCATCCTCAGAAACCGTTCCATTATCGAGACTACACCGCTGCAAACATACTCGGCCTTGGTATTCAGCCCGCAAAACAGTATTCTCCGGACTACTGAGGCATTGGTAGACAATTTTCCAGCCTGGCTCTCCCTTGGGGAATCAATTCTGGCAAACTGGGACCCGGCTCTACAATCACTCCAAGGTCACCGCAGCAGAGTCTCATCGACAGCATTCTCCCCGGACGGCAAATGGATTGCTTCTAGCTCCTACGATTATACCGTCAGGATATGGAATTCCAGCACGGGTGTTCTCTACAGAGTCCTTGACGGCCCTACATATTTATTCGGCGAGGTCGCATTTCTCAATAACCATCGGGTCGCTTGCAAGAGCCTCATTACTTATGAATATTGGACATGGGACCTTGAGACCGGCAAGTCACAAGATCCGCAGCTCAGCGCAGAGGAGGAGGCCATGCTCGAAAGAAATTCCCTGGTAATTTCTCAAGATGGGAATCTCTATCTTGAGGACATTGGAAGCCATGTCCGATTTATCGATAAAGTGGATGGATGCTTGGATGGGCTTTACCTGAAGGATGCACACTCCGGAGCAATCCTCAGTACCCTCCTACACGGTGGTGATATTAAAGGTGCATTTTCACCGGACGACAAGCTGATTGTGTCTGATGGGTCGCATTATACGGTTCGATTGTGGGATACAAAGGTTCCAAACTCGGAAAGGACATATGAATCGCACTCGGATCGTGTCTTTCACATCGCTTCTTCTGCAAGCAGTGAACTGGTTGCATCTGCCTCGAAAGACAAGACCGTCCGGTTGTGGGATCCAATGAAGAGAAATACCCAGCATGTTCTGAAAGATAAAAGGATGCAGGCAGCCTGGATAGTCGAGTTCTCACCGGATGGGAAATTAATTGCCACCGGATCAGAAGATTCAACCGTCCGCCTGTGGGACACAGCGACTGGCAGTCTCGTCCGAAGCTTCAACGGCCATTCCAGGGGTATTTGGGCACTGACATTTTCTGAAGACGGGTCTCAGCTTGCATCTGCATCGATTGACAACACTGTGATTGTATGGAATGCTGCGACTGGTGACAAGATTGAACAGTTTCAAACTGAGGTTGTAAAGGATGATGCCCATGGAAACCCGAACATAACGTACAATGAGGATTTTGATGCAGTACACCAGCCCGGAGTCCTGTTCAACGGAACAACCAGCTATGCTATCTGCCATCATCAACGGTTAAGACTTATGAACAGAAAAGACTGGAAGTCGTCCAAGATGATACAGTTCACCGGTCCCGTTGTTTGGTCCAGGATCTCTCATGAGCAGAAGTCTGTATATTCCAAACAGGGTGTTTTGCAGTATCAGGCTGCATCCCCTGGTGCTTCATCCTGCATCTCCCCGTCGGACCTCAAGTTAGATGATGGTTGGGTGTCGTGGAAAGCTACAAGGCTATTGAAGCTACCAGAGGGAAATGTTCCAAGTACCATTGCTGGAAAAGGCAATGTTCTGGTGCTGGGCTATGAAGATGGAGAAGTCAGATTCATTACGATCAAGCCAGAGGAAATCCACTAG
- a CDS encoding transposase (COG:S;~EggNog:ENOG410PVG4;~InterPro:IPR004875,IPR006600;~PFAM:PF03184,PF03221;~go_function: GO:0003676 - nucleic acid binding [Evidence IEA]), which yields MPTERENIEEQIKNAIATYERDKSQKIRPLAEAFDVPYQRLLRRVKGLPGRNSTKPVNYALDKHQENALKHWIERLDQAGVPPTAKRIEKSANLILQRAHTDPTIPPKKVSKEWPYRFLERLGPEYTRLKQRPRDPKRLQSQDLGIIQNWYDRLEILLKQYQIQPQDLYNFDEIGFMEGQGRGEVVITKYPSRAQHPGASFSRGLISVVECISADGSVLPPCIILPGKGHLEDWYTHSDMPGNWILGVSPNGYISDEIAFEWIKHFDKHTKQRCAGVYRLLLMDNHGSHLTYEFIEYCEKNRILLYSFPPHATHFLQPLDGKPFKQYKHYHGQAVTEAAILGWSDFEKREFLTVLPGIRKETFKTHTIQSAFRDCGVFPFDPSPVMDDLEKQAEPIPDLQIWDGDSTSSGSAQSSPKTIRQLRKEISKARASLDKIDGHLAALSPGLNRRLERIFSGGLTQAESSDQTAMELDRYLKAAAHQSKPKSRRQVPGLSHSGVLSVQDANRRIGARKKAEEKKEGRRLEQSIRTSLATTHRRYDRLELWMMGIDENADQETIDSILNKNR from the exons ATGCCTACTGAACGCGAAAATATCGAAGAACAAATTAAAAATGCCATTGCCACGTACGAACGCGATAAATCACAAAAAATTCGCCCTCTAGCAgaggcatttgatgtgccttaCCAACGGCTCCTTCGACGCGTCAAAGGGCTACCTGGGCGAAATTCTACCAAGCCAGTTAACTATGCACTTGATAAGCATCAGGAGAATGCACTCAAGCACTGGATTGAGCGATTAGATCAAGCTGGAGTGCCTCCAACAGCTAAAAGGATAGAAAAAAGTGCCAACTTGATCCTACAGCGTGCCCATACGGACCCAACTATCCCTCCCAAAAAAGTCAGCAAAGAATGGCCATATCGCTTTCTTGAACGCTTAGGACCTGAATATACACGGCTTAAACAAAGGCCAAGGGATCCAAAGCGCCTACAATCTCAGGATCTTGGGATAATTCAGAACTGGTATGATCGGTTAGAGATCCTCCTTAAACAGTATCAGATCCAGCCCCAGGACCTCTATAATTTCGATGAAATTGGCTTTATGGAGGGCCAGGGCCGTGGAGAAGTGGTAATCACTAAATATCCATCAAGAGCGCAACATCCTGGTgcctctttttctcgtgGTTTAATCTCTGTTGTGGAGTGTATTTCTGCAGATGGATCGGTCCTTCCTCCCTGCATCATTCTCCCGGGAAAGGGCCATCTAGAGGACTGGTATACGCATTCAGATATGCCAGGAAACTGGATACTGGGCGTCTCACCAAATGGCTATATATCCGATGAAATAGCCTTTGAATGGATTAAACATTTCGACAAGCATACTAAGCAGCGATGT GCTGGTGTTTATCGGCTGCTTCTTATGGATAATCATGGATCTCACCTCACGTatgaattcattgaatactGCGAGAAGAATCGGATTCTTCTCTACTCCTTCCCACCACATGCAACCCATTTTTTGCAGCCTTTAGATGGAAAGCCATTTAAACAGTACAAACACTATCATGGGCAGGCTGTCACTGAGGCTGCTATACTTGGATGGAGTGATTTTGAGAAGCGGGAGTTCCTTACAGTACTACCAGGTATTCGGAAGGAGACATTCAAGACCCATACTATCCAATCAGCCTTTAGAGATTGTGGAGTCTTCCCTTTtgacccctctcctgttatGGACGATCTGGAGAAACAAGCAGAGCCCATTCCAGATCTACAAATATGGGATGGTGACTCTACCTCTAGTGGTTCCGCCCAGAGCTCTCCTAAAACCATCAGGCAACTCCGGAAAGAAATCTCTAAGGCTCGGGCATCCTTGGATAAGATTGATGGTCATCTAGCTGctttatcaccaggcttaAATAGGCGTTTGGAGAGGATATTTAGTGGTGGTCTAACTCAGGCGGAATCCAGTGATCAAACAGCCATGGAGTTGGACCGATATCTCAAGGCTGCAGCACACCAATCTAAGCCAAAATCTCGTCGACAAGTTCCTGGACTTAGCCACTCTGGTGTACTATCAGTGCAGGATGCCAACAGGCGAATTGGTGCCCGAAAGaaggcagaagaaaagaaggaagggcGGCGACTTGAACAGTCTATTAGGACTTCTTTGGCCACCACTCACCGCAGATATGACCGATTGGAGCTATGGAtgatgggaattgatgaaaatgcCGACCAGGAAACTATTGATAGTATTTTAAACAAAAACCGATGA